Proteins encoded in a region of the Spiribacter sp. 1M189 genome:
- a CDS encoding ABC transporter substrate-binding protein yields the protein MKIIQAASAALLAGMVSFGTAQAEGLDELDPSVVERLYNPDMLDPSQPIGASAYRDFVAENPPPWTIGYASSYAGNTWRAAAMRELQEEIIPRWQELGLIDEVIVTQSNLNDSTQIQQMRQLVDQGVDAIFVCCSNPTALNQSVKYAYDNGVPTFSFTGYLTSPYSVNSSVNYQLAGFEIGQWMADELDGEGRVLVVEGIPGTSGSDSQDRGVKAGLAKADGIEVVGSIAGMWTDQVAQAEVQKWLATNPGGVDGITVQSAAELGVLRALQQSGREDVPTSIGGELGALCYWRKNPDYISTTYQVWPPQDEIRLIWHIMMRTLQGQGPKIQSVLVDPVEFTYEDLVEVMDEDCNVQSAEWLAVGPDRWGLDPAYIDQFFLRPADPTQYDPASHPVSD from the coding sequence ATGAAGATCATTCAAGCAGCGTCCGCTGCACTGCTTGCCGGCATGGTGTCGTTTGGCACAGCCCAGGCTGAAGGACTCGACGAGCTGGATCCGTCCGTCGTTGAGCGTCTTTACAACCCGGATATGCTCGATCCATCGCAGCCGATCGGCGCCAGCGCGTATCGGGACTTCGTTGCCGAGAACCCGCCCCCGTGGACCATTGGCTATGCGAGCTCCTATGCGGGTAACACATGGCGGGCGGCTGCCATGCGAGAGCTCCAGGAAGAGATCATTCCGCGCTGGCAGGAGCTGGGGCTGATTGACGAGGTCATCGTCACGCAGTCGAACCTGAACGATTCGACGCAGATCCAGCAGATGCGCCAGCTCGTCGACCAGGGCGTCGACGCCATCTTCGTGTGCTGCTCCAACCCCACCGCGCTCAATCAGTCGGTGAAGTACGCCTATGACAACGGCGTGCCCACCTTCTCCTTTACCGGCTACCTGACTTCGCCCTACTCGGTGAACTCGTCGGTGAACTATCAGTTGGCCGGCTTCGAGATCGGTCAGTGGATGGCTGATGAGCTCGATGGCGAGGGCCGTGTGCTGGTGGTCGAGGGCATTCCCGGCACCTCCGGTTCCGATAGCCAGGACCGTGGCGTGAAGGCCGGTCTGGCGAAAGCGGATGGTATCGAGGTAGTGGGCAGTATCGCCGGTATGTGGACCGACCAGGTCGCTCAGGCAGAGGTGCAGAAGTGGCTCGCCACGAACCCCGGTGGTGTGGATGGGATCACGGTGCAGTCGGCCGCGGAACTCGGCGTGCTGCGGGCCCTGCAGCAGTCCGGCCGCGAGGATGTGCCGACTTCCATCGGTGGCGAGCTCGGTGCCTTGTGCTACTGGCGCAAGAATCCGGACTACATTTCGACCACCTATCAGGTGTGGCCGCCCCAGGACGAGATCCGGCTCATCTGGCACATCATGATGCGCACGCTCCAGGGCCAGGGGCCGAAGATCCAGTCGGTGCTCGTCGATCCGGTGGAATTCACCTACGAGGATCTCGTCGAGGTCATGGATGAGGACTGCAACGTCCAGAGTGCCGAGTGGCTGGCCGTCGGACCGGACCGGTGGGGGCTTGATCCGGCCTACATCGATCAGTTCTTCCTGCGTCCTGCCGATCCGACGCAGTACGACCCGGCGTCGCATCCGGTCTCGGACTGA
- a CDS encoding ABC transporter permease: MATVTERNLPEAVETSGGGRSNPFMIVPISLFFLLLIIAVLRSPSLVTPSGIGSAIIVATPLILATYALMASVITGRGTVDLSIGPLIGFINVTVIVAHGAGFLTNPFSLFLFAFALGMAYHLLFALIVVFVRVQPIIVALSGYLALSGINLVILPRPGGVAPEWMSTWGAGTTIFSPVLVILVLATLAWLAFTRSAFYTHLRLMGSDERAAYTSGVSIALVRIGGHLISGLFAALAAITFTALISSGDPTQGTTYTLIAVTALVLGGASLAGGRAGVFGSALGAINLYLITYVLATFSFGMVQSFVTDLAYGAILVGSLLVTLLLPVLQRYIRRFSPLLYFVVLGVVVFGVIMHATFDYAGAPADAVVATDESASQPAMMQLERPPAGEVLTGPLEVADGGEAAATLREFARPLIHGVLLLAAVALLLRVTITTAGQRRDWNVVVLAIAAALMLLVAYVISDVGGDSDPPTQEQETSR; the protein is encoded by the coding sequence ATGGCCACGGTCACGGAGCGCAACCTGCCCGAGGCAGTGGAGACCAGCGGCGGCGGGCGTTCCAACCCCTTCATGATCGTCCCGATCTCGCTGTTTTTCCTGCTGCTCATCATCGCGGTGCTGCGATCACCGTCGCTGGTCACGCCAAGCGGCATCGGCAGTGCGATCATCGTCGCGACGCCGCTGATTCTTGCGACCTATGCCCTGATGGCCTCGGTGATTACGGGACGGGGCACGGTGGATCTTTCCATCGGCCCGCTGATCGGGTTCATCAACGTCACCGTGATCGTCGCGCATGGCGCCGGTTTTCTGACCAATCCGTTCAGCCTGTTCCTGTTTGCTTTCGCGCTGGGCATGGCCTATCACCTGCTGTTCGCGCTGATCGTGGTGTTCGTGCGGGTCCAGCCGATCATCGTCGCGCTGAGCGGCTACCTTGCGCTCTCCGGCATCAACCTGGTCATCCTGCCGCGTCCGGGCGGTGTCGCCCCGGAGTGGATGTCCACTTGGGGCGCGGGAACCACGATTTTCTCGCCGGTGCTGGTGATTCTCGTGCTGGCTACGCTGGCGTGGCTGGCCTTCACCCGCTCGGCCTTCTACACCCATCTCCGCCTGATGGGCTCAGACGAGCGGGCGGCCTACACCTCGGGTGTCAGCATCGCGCTGGTGCGCATCGGCGGCCACCTGATCTCGGGCCTGTTCGCGGCGCTGGCGGCGATCACCTTCACGGCACTGATTTCCTCCGGCGATCCCACCCAGGGTACGACTTATACGCTGATCGCGGTGACGGCCCTCGTGCTTGGCGGCGCCTCGCTGGCGGGCGGTCGGGCGGGCGTTTTCGGCTCGGCACTGGGCGCCATCAATCTCTATCTGATTACCTATGTGCTGGCCACCTTCAGCTTCGGCATGGTCCAGAGCTTCGTCACCGATCTGGCCTACGGGGCGATCCTGGTGGGCTCGCTGCTGGTCACGCTGCTCCTGCCGGTGCTGCAGCGCTATATCCGGCGCTTCTCGCCGTTGCTCTACTTCGTGGTGCTTGGCGTTGTCGTCTTCGGCGTGATCATGCATGCCACTTTCGATTATGCCGGGGCGCCGGCCGACGCGGTCGTCGCCACCGATGAGTCCGCATCGCAGCCCGCGATGATGCAGCTCGAGCGCCCGCCGGCCGGCGAGGTGCTGACCGGACCGCTGGAGGTGGCGGATGGCGGCGAAGCGGCGGCCACGCTGCGGGAATTCGCGCGTCCGCTCATCCATGGCGTCCTGTTGCTGGCCGCAGTGGCGCTGCTGCTGCGGGTGACGATCACCACTGCCGGACAGCGACGTGACTGGAACGTGGTGGTCCTGGCCATCGCAGCCGCCCTCATGCTGCTGGTCGCCTATGTCATCAGCGATGTGGGCGGCGATTCCGATCCGCCCACCCAAGAACAGGAGACGTCGCGATGA
- a CDS encoding cupin domain-containing protein: MSSRQDAIDKSRKTKGKSAATPPAGLDVGGRLREIRKARGLSQRELARRSGVTNGTISLIEKNQSSPSVASLKRVLDGVPLSLTDFFDVGEDPERKVFFRSDELVPVTEGPLDFRRVGRRSESTLQMMVERYLPGADTGRVMYRHEGEEAGVVISGHVEITVGEERRVLGPWESYAFSSRSPHRFRNLEDEECVVISACTPPSF; the protein is encoded by the coding sequence GTGAGCAGTCGTCAGGACGCGATTGATAAAAGCCGAAAAACGAAAGGGAAATCGGCCGCGACACCACCGGCGGGACTGGATGTCGGCGGGCGCCTGCGTGAGATCCGCAAAGCCCGCGGGCTCTCCCAGCGTGAGCTGGCGCGGCGCTCCGGCGTCACAAACGGGACGATCTCGCTGATCGAAAAAAACCAATCCAGCCCCTCGGTGGCGTCGCTCAAGCGCGTACTCGATGGCGTGCCCCTGTCGCTGACCGACTTCTTCGATGTCGGGGAGGACCCGGAGCGCAAGGTCTTCTTCCGGTCCGATGAGCTGGTTCCGGTAACCGAGGGGCCGCTTGATTTCCGGCGGGTCGGTCGCCGTAGCGAGTCCACGCTGCAGATGATGGTCGAGCGCTACCTCCCCGGCGCGGATACCGGCCGGGTCATGTATCGCCATGAAGGCGAGGAGGCCGGCGTTGTCATCTCGGGGCATGTCGAGATCACCGTGGGAGAAGAGCGCCGGGTGCTCGGGCCCTGGGAGTCCTATGCCTTCAGCAGTCGAAGCCCGCATCGGTTCCGCAATCTCGAAGATGAAGAGTGTGTGGTGATCAGCGCCTGCACTCCGCCTTCCTTTTAA
- the attM gene encoding AttM family quorum-quenching N-acyl homoserine lactonase, whose product MKIIQYDANGKQIETDSKSLLSPTSSSSSLAPAPRRESVRPKVASSDGVELYMFQTGTLRTKRKLIAMNQGEEDFEIPVPWYLLKHPMGNVVIDGGNAIEVAVDKRAHWGAVVDAYDPIMDLSDDCVEQCRSVGVEPEDVRYVLQSHLHLDHTGAIGRFPRAQHIVQRVEYDYAFNPHWFSEPAYIRADFDRPGLKWKFLGGETTDFFDLFGDDVLKTIFTPGHSPGHQSFLVTLPNTGPILLAIDAAYTVDHWNNKALPGLVVSSADAADSVAKLHRVAEKTGAMVVTGHDPVQWEDWRKAPSSFYT is encoded by the coding sequence ATGAAGATCATCCAGTACGACGCCAACGGCAAGCAGATCGAGACCGACAGCAAGTCATTGCTCTCGCCCACTTCCTCCAGCAGCAGTCTTGCGCCGGCGCCACGCCGGGAATCCGTGCGACCCAAGGTGGCATCGAGTGATGGAGTGGAGCTGTATATGTTCCAGACCGGCACGCTGCGCACCAAGCGAAAGCTGATCGCAATGAACCAGGGCGAGGAGGACTTCGAGATCCCCGTGCCCTGGTATCTGCTCAAGCATCCCATGGGTAACGTCGTGATCGATGGTGGCAATGCCATTGAGGTCGCCGTCGACAAGCGCGCCCACTGGGGCGCGGTGGTTGATGCCTACGACCCGATCATGGATCTGAGTGACGACTGCGTTGAGCAGTGTCGTTCGGTCGGGGTTGAGCCCGAGGACGTCCGCTATGTCCTCCAGTCGCATCTGCATCTGGATCACACCGGCGCCATCGGGCGGTTTCCAAGGGCTCAGCATATTGTCCAGCGCGTCGAGTACGACTACGCATTCAACCCGCACTGGTTCTCTGAGCCAGCCTATATCCGGGCGGACTTCGACCGTCCGGGGCTGAAGTGGAAGTTCCTCGGCGGCGAGACCACCGACTTTTTCGATCTGTTTGGCGATGATGTGCTCAAGACGATCTTCACCCCCGGCCACTCGCCGGGTCATCAGTCGTTTCTGGTCACTCTGCCGAACACCGGCCCGATCCTGCTCGCGATCGATGCCGCCTATACCGTGGATCACTGGAACAACAAAGCATTGCCGGGACTCGTCGTGTCCTCGGCCGATGCGGCCGACTCGGTGGCAAAGCTCCACCGGGTTGCCGAGAAGACCGGGGCGATGGTCGTAACCGGCCACGACCCCGTGCAGTGGGAAGACTGGCGAAAAGCGCCGTCTTCTTTCTACACCTGA
- a CDS encoding sugar ABC transporter ATP-binding protein, with product MQSPADNPKPAVRRETISLQNVRKHFGPTRALDGVSFSARAGEIHAVVGGNGCGKSTLAKVVSGILPVDAGSVSVLGETPATPAESRALGISTVYQEVLVADESSVVDNIFMGADRLFTKRLNLRDKTRRAAALMRDLSGETVDPHALAGTLPLSLKQWITIARGLLSEPRILILDESSAALDFDSTERLFTKMRELRDRGTTILIVTHRIAELVRIADRATVMRDGRDVGVLEREAITEKNLLALMTGEDQGTGESHDEAPMPEVEELALQARGLQLWPGARRFDLEVRRGEVIGIVGLDGQGQDDFVRALSGVQPPLAGEILAYDREGVAQPIRRLADAVGSRVVYVSGDRKREGIFDRLSIMENLVMPLYREKRRGGVLGFVDWAGLRTIFDREADNLLIKFGQHSDRITSLSGGNQQKVLIGRGFAMRPDLIVLNDPARGIDVGAKTELYRQLRAFAESGKSVIYLSSEIEEFVGFATRIIVFRDGAPFDAFDGRGFEPKTILESMFGQTDGGGLASRHGLSPLHARVEAEAPREAPRSAATGHVEYDDESLAVPPIRVVETPDDIIRRAEQGTVRVVDFSRRPMTPEAEG from the coding sequence ATGCAGAGTCCTGCTGACAATCCGAAGCCTGCCGTCAGGCGCGAGACGATCTCACTACAGAACGTGCGCAAGCACTTCGGCCCGACCCGGGCGCTGGATGGAGTGAGTTTCTCGGCGCGTGCCGGTGAGATCCATGCGGTGGTGGGCGGCAATGGCTGCGGCAAGTCGACGCTTGCCAAGGTGGTTTCCGGCATTCTGCCCGTGGATGCCGGATCGGTGTCGGTGCTCGGCGAGACGCCGGCGACCCCCGCGGAGAGCCGCGCGCTCGGGATTTCGACGGTCTACCAGGAGGTGCTGGTCGCCGATGAGAGTTCGGTGGTGGACAACATCTTCATGGGGGCCGACCGGCTCTTCACCAAGAGGCTGAACCTGCGTGACAAGACGCGTCGTGCCGCCGCGCTGATGCGGGATCTGTCCGGCGAGACGGTTGACCCCCATGCGTTGGCCGGAACACTGCCGTTGAGCCTCAAGCAGTGGATCACCATTGCCCGCGGGCTGCTCAGTGAGCCGCGCATCCTGATCCTGGATGAAAGCTCGGCGGCGCTCGACTTCGACAGTACCGAGCGCCTGTTCACCAAGATGCGCGAGCTACGCGATCGCGGCACGACGATCCTCATCGTCACGCACCGCATCGCCGAGCTGGTGCGCATCGCCGACCGGGCGACGGTCATGCGTGACGGGCGCGATGTCGGCGTCCTCGAGCGCGAGGCGATCACCGAGAAAAACCTGCTGGCCCTCATGACTGGCGAGGATCAGGGCACCGGCGAATCCCATGACGAGGCGCCGATGCCCGAGGTCGAGGAGCTGGCGCTGCAGGCCCGCGGTCTGCAGCTATGGCCGGGGGCACGCCGCTTCGATCTGGAGGTGCGCCGGGGCGAGGTGATCGGCATCGTCGGACTTGATGGCCAGGGCCAGGATGACTTCGTGCGCGCACTCTCCGGGGTGCAGCCGCCGCTGGCCGGGGAGATTCTCGCCTACGACCGCGAAGGGGTCGCGCAGCCGATCCGGCGCCTGGCCGACGCCGTCGGCAGCCGGGTGGTCTATGTCTCCGGCGATCGCAAGCGCGAAGGGATCTTCGATCGCCTGTCCATCATGGAGAACCTGGTCATGCCGCTCTACCGCGAGAAGCGGCGCGGCGGCGTGCTGGGTTTTGTGGACTGGGCGGGGCTGCGCACCATCTTCGATCGCGAGGCTGACAACCTGCTGATCAAGTTCGGTCAGCACAGCGATCGCATCACCTCGCTGTCCGGCGGCAACCAGCAAAAGGTGCTCATCGGCCGCGGCTTTGCCATGCGCCCGGACCTGATCGTGCTCAACGATCCCGCCCGTGGCATTGATGTCGGGGCCAAGACCGAGCTCTATCGGCAGCTCCGGGCCTTCGCCGAGTCTGGCAAGTCGGTGATCTACCTCTCCTCGGAGATCGAGGAGTTCGTAGGGTTCGCCACCCGCATTATCGTGTTCCGCGACGGCGCGCCGTTCGACGCCTTCGACGGGCGCGGCTTCGAGCCGAAAACCATCCTGGAATCGATGTTCGGTCAGACCGACGGCGGCGGTCTGGCCAGTCGTCATGGACTCTCGCCGCTGCATGCCCGCGTCGAGGCGGAGGCGCCGCGGGAAGCGCCGCGTTCGGCGGCGACCGGCCATGTCGAGTACGACGACGAATCGCTTGCCGTACCGCCGATCCGGGTGGTGGAGACGCCGGACGACATCATTCGTCGCGCCGAGCAGGGCACCGTACGGGTCGTCGATTTCTCGCGACGCCCCATGACACCGGAGGCTGAAGGCTGA
- a CDS encoding bacteriorhodopsin, producing the protein MMVFESADLTAASFSAALFGLVATSILLLLGTAWVGQRWKITVTLCACAAVVGAGAMFEGREAWTTGSVPILYHYAGWIISMPLQVLALYFFANAAGRQRIGLFWRLVVAAVLMVFVRYLGEAQLMHAALAFLIGLAFWLYILGELFFGRMDTAVRESDHDAIRRGYFWLRLIVTVGWAIYPLGNFIMSFGSFIDGGAISVTYNVADFLNRMTFGVAVLATAIMATRHSQTQAAGDNEEQRS; encoded by the coding sequence ATGATGGTCTTTGAGTCGGCGGATCTGACGGCCGCAAGCTTCTCGGCGGCCCTGTTCGGACTGGTGGCCACCAGCATCCTGCTATTGCTGGGGACGGCCTGGGTCGGCCAGCGCTGGAAGATCACGGTCACGCTCTGCGCCTGCGCTGCCGTCGTGGGCGCCGGAGCAATGTTCGAGGGCCGCGAGGCCTGGACCACGGGGTCGGTGCCCATTCTTTATCACTACGCCGGCTGGATCATTTCCATGCCGCTGCAGGTGCTGGCGCTGTATTTCTTCGCCAATGCCGCCGGCCGCCAGCGCATCGGTCTGTTCTGGCGCCTGGTGGTCGCCGCGGTGCTGATGGTCTTCGTGCGCTACCTGGGCGAGGCCCAGCTGATGCATGCAGCGCTGGCTTTTCTCATCGGGCTCGCCTTCTGGCTCTACATCCTGGGCGAACTCTTTTTCGGGCGCATGGATACCGCCGTGCGCGAATCCGACCACGATGCGATCCGCCGCGGCTACTTCTGGCTGCGACTGATCGTCACGGTGGGCTGGGCGATCTATCCGCTCGGCAATTTCATCATGAGCTTCGGGAGCTTCATCGACGGAGGAGCGATCAGCGTGACCTACAACGTGGCTGACTTCCTCAATCGGATGACTTTCGGAGTGGCAGTCCTGGCAACGGCCATCATGGCAACGCGGCATTCCCAAACGCAGGCCGCAGGCGACAACGAGGAACAGAGATCATGA
- a CDS encoding flotillin family protein gives MSGANIIAVIILIAIIIAVGAYLLHWLYRRSTKDISFVRTGLGGEKVIMGGGAFVLPIVHDITEVNMNTLRLEVSRVREKSLITHDRMRAELTVEFYVRVRPEDESVATAARSLGNRTLHPEELKELIQGRFVDAMGSAAAVMTLQDIHEKRHEFNKLVGREVADSLEKDGLELESVSLTSLDQTDIGLFNPSNTFDADGLTALTEQIEARRKKRNDIEQDTAVAVRQKNLDAEVKSLDIKRDSEFAQRAHEAEIAIQRAQRKAEIAHEDAAREREIEEIKLREREQVERARIDTEKSIESMQIKRREALDVEEQEREITIARKSQERSEAQSEAERARAAMTEARERVLTIRDKEIANRDKEIRLIETSKDVETEAMRLRTLAEAEKDAANDRAEAVRIEAAAEAERYRVEAEGNTQLNEAENLRSDASRRSALHRRLVDNLPSIIRESVKPMERIDEIKIMHVEGLPGFSGGGSGRSDGEGSGEGTGSAGTGTDREGNLADQVVNSALRYRSHAPFVDQLLGEIGLSADNIHRSEALQDLSKVVYTEPTSASDRPKSAGKPKRDK, from the coding sequence ATGAGTGGTGCGAACATCATTGCCGTCATCATCCTGATCGCGATCATCATCGCGGTCGGTGCCTACCTGCTGCACTGGTTGTACCGGCGCTCCACCAAGGACATCTCCTTCGTGCGCACCGGTCTGGGAGGCGAGAAGGTGATCATGGGGGGCGGCGCCTTCGTGCTGCCGATCGTCCACGACATCACCGAAGTCAACATGAATACCCTGCGCCTGGAGGTCAGCCGGGTGCGGGAGAAATCGCTGATCACGCATGACCGCATGCGTGCCGAGCTGACGGTGGAGTTCTACGTGCGGGTCCGACCCGAGGATGAGTCGGTGGCGACCGCGGCGCGTTCGCTCGGTAACCGCACCCTGCACCCGGAGGAGCTCAAGGAACTCATCCAGGGTCGCTTCGTGGATGCCATGGGCAGCGCGGCCGCCGTCATGACCCTCCAGGACATCCACGAAAAGCGCCACGAGTTCAACAAGCTCGTCGGCCGTGAGGTGGCCGACAGCCTGGAGAAGGACGGCCTCGAGCTCGAGTCGGTATCGCTCACCTCGCTGGATCAGACCGATATCGGCCTGTTCAATCCGTCCAACACATTCGATGCCGATGGTCTGACGGCGCTCACCGAGCAGATCGAGGCGCGTCGCAAGAAGCGTAACGACATCGAACAGGACACCGCGGTGGCCGTGCGCCAGAAAAATCTCGACGCGGAGGTCAAGTCACTCGACATCAAGCGCGACTCCGAGTTTGCGCAGCGCGCCCATGAGGCGGAAATCGCCATTCAGCGAGCGCAGCGCAAGGCGGAAATCGCCCACGAGGATGCGGCCCGCGAGCGCGAGATCGAGGAGATCAAGCTGCGCGAGCGCGAGCAGGTGGAGCGTGCCCGCATCGATACCGAGAAGTCGATCGAGTCGATGCAGATCAAGCGCCGTGAGGCGCTGGATGTCGAGGAGCAGGAGCGCGAGATCACCATTGCCCGCAAGTCCCAGGAGCGCTCCGAGGCGCAGTCCGAGGCCGAGCGCGCCCGGGCGGCCATGACCGAAGCCCGGGAGCGGGTGCTGACCATCCGTGACAAGGAAATCGCCAATCGCGACAAGGAAATCCGGCTCATCGAGACGTCCAAGGATGTCGAAACGGAGGCCATGCGTCTGCGCACGCTGGCCGAGGCGGAGAAGGATGCCGCCAACGACCGCGCCGAGGCGGTCCGCATCGAGGCCGCTGCCGAGGCCGAGCGCTACCGCGTCGAAGCCGAGGGCAATACGCAGCTCAACGAGGCCGAGAACCTGCGCTCGGATGCCAGTCGGCGCAGCGCGCTGCATCGGCGCCTGGTGGACAACCTGCCGTCGATCATTCGCGAGAGCGTCAAGCCCATGGAGCGCATCGACGAGATCAAGATCATGCACGTCGAGGGGCTGCCCGGGTTCTCCGGTGGCGGCAGTGGCCGCTCCGACGGCGAGGGCAGCGGCGAGGGTACCGGCAGTGCCGGCACCGGTACGGATCGCGAGGGCAACCTCGCCGATCAGGTGGTGAATTCCGCGCTCCGCTATCGCTCGCACGCGCCCTTCGTCGATCAGCTGCTGGGCGAAATCGGGTTGTCGGCGGACAACATCCACCGATCGGAGGCGCTGCAGGACCTCTCCAAGGTGGTCTACACCGAGCCGACCTCTGCCAGCGATCGGCCGAAGTCGGCCGGCAAGCCGAAGCGCGACAAGTAG
- a CDS encoding ABC transporter permease, whose protein sequence is MTPSSEAASTELSLAGRILGLCVGGLLTLLGVIYGLVQGTDIQLVILYAIATLALFYWGWRFILTQFRFERRPSAEGPGPFRLVWLRFRASLIGLAIILLGFLILAAAIEGFWNVWNILSLLILLAIIVITRTIGPFFEKNRSAFIGLMVLLGLFLVGAMQIDGFASLWNVKSMLLFASFLGIAAVGQTLVAMLGGLDLSIPFIIGSANVGMLYLIGLGVPPWLAMCLVLLTGAILGLINGLLSYRLQGQALILTLGTGFAISGAVQILTSIGSAYSGNVMGVVPMWLSNLAAMNGKTFGIPIPPVIVIWALIALVLVIGMRHTVYGRNLYALGVNRVSASRVMISELKYWVLAYTISGFFSALTGALLLGWSGGGFIGVGDQYLFLTLAAVVVGGTSLLGGQGGYGFTVIGVFVLQVLASFLIGIGLNFEWQQFIFGLLILPMVALYARSPHIRTQI, encoded by the coding sequence ATGACCCCGTCGTCCGAAGCGGCATCGACCGAGCTGAGCCTGGCCGGGCGTATTCTGGGCCTGTGTGTCGGCGGCCTGCTGACGCTGCTGGGTGTGATCTACGGCCTCGTTCAGGGGACCGACATCCAGCTCGTCATCCTCTATGCCATTGCCACCCTGGCGCTCTTCTACTGGGGGTGGCGTTTCATCCTCACCCAGTTCCGCTTCGAGCGCCGCCCCTCGGCGGAGGGGCCAGGGCCCTTCCGGCTCGTGTGGTTGCGCTTTCGCGCGAGCCTGATCGGGCTCGCGATCATTCTGCTTGGCTTCCTCATCCTGGCGGCCGCCATCGAGGGGTTCTGGAACGTCTGGAACATCCTCTCGCTGCTCATCCTGCTGGCGATCATCGTCATTACCCGAACCATCGGCCCGTTCTTCGAGAAGAACCGCTCGGCATTCATCGGTCTGATGGTGCTGCTGGGGCTCTTCCTGGTGGGGGCCATGCAGATCGACGGCTTCGCCTCGCTATGGAACGTCAAGTCGATGCTGTTGTTCGCCTCGTTCCTGGGTATCGCGGCCGTGGGGCAGACCCTCGTGGCGATGCTCGGCGGCCTTGATCTCTCGATTCCTTTCATCATCGGCTCTGCCAATGTCGGCATGCTGTATCTCATCGGTCTGGGTGTGCCGCCGTGGCTGGCCATGTGCCTGGTCCTGCTGACCGGGGCAATCCTGGGTCTGATCAACGGGCTGCTCAGCTACCGGCTGCAGGGACAGGCGCTCATTCTCACGCTCGGGACGGGTTTCGCCATCTCGGGCGCCGTGCAGATCCTTACCTCCATCGGCAGTGCCTACAGCGGCAACGTTATGGGGGTGGTGCCGATGTGGCTGTCGAACCTCGCGGCCATGAACGGCAAGACCTTCGGGATCCCGATTCCGCCGGTCATCGTGATCTGGGCGCTGATCGCCCTGGTGCTCGTGATCGGCATGCGTCACACCGTCTACGGTCGCAATCTCTACGCGCTCGGTGTCAATCGTGTCTCGGCATCCCGGGTGATGATCTCCGAGCTAAAGTACTGGGTGCTGGCCTACACCATCTCGGGTTTCTTCTCCGCGCTGACCGGTGCCCTGCTGCTCGGCTGGTCGGGCGGGGGGTTCATCGGCGTGGGCGATCAGTATCTGTTCCTGACACTGGCGGCCGTGGTGGTCGGTGGTACCTCGCTGCTGGGGGGGCAGGGCGGCTATGGCTTTACCGTCATCGGTGTCTTCGTCCTCCAGGTGCTGGCGTCGTTCCTGATCGGTATCGGCCTCAATTTCGAGTGGCAGCAGTTCATCTTCGGCCTGCTGATTCTCCCGATGGTCGCCCTCTACGCACGCTCCCCCCACATACGAACGCAAATCTAG
- a CDS encoding alpha/beta fold hydrolase has translation MAKHSPVVGRYVTIEVDGSEYKVFYLRNGTGIPLVCQHTAGCHNHQWRDLLEDAEITQNYDVIAYDLARHGKSDPPHNWEWWNAEYRLTADHFMKFIVAFCDALELRNPIFMGSSFGGNVALQLALHYPDRFRAVIPVEAADHAPGFYLDWWRHPHANAAQVCASGTWDLMAPQSPDMDRWLTWHYYTQGSEVFRGDLHFYSVDHDMRDSLKDIDTSRCPVVMMTGTYDYLTPPEASEKTASQIPGGVYIEMEDIGHFPMSENHALFRVYLKEALNQIMART, from the coding sequence ATGGCCAAGCATTCTCCGGTTGTCGGACGCTACGTGACCATCGAGGTGGACGGCTCCGAGTACAAGGTCTTCTATCTGCGCAATGGCACTGGCATCCCGCTGGTCTGCCAGCACACGGCCGGTTGCCATAACCATCAGTGGCGGGACCTGCTAGAAGATGCCGAGATAACCCAGAACTACGACGTGATCGCCTATGACCTGGCGCGGCATGGCAAGTCGGATCCGCCGCACAACTGGGAATGGTGGAACGCTGAATACCGGCTCACCGCCGACCACTTCATGAAATTCATCGTCGCATTCTGCGATGCGCTGGAGCTGCGCAACCCGATCTTCATGGGATCGTCGTTCGGCGGCAACGTGGCGCTGCAGCTGGCACTGCACTATCCCGATCGCTTCCGTGCGGTCATTCCCGTGGAGGCCGCGGATCACGCCCCGGGCTTCTACCTGGACTGGTGGCGTCATCCCCATGCCAATGCCGCGCAGGTGTGCGCCAGCGGCACCTGGGATCTCATGGCCCCGCAGAGTCCCGATATGGATCGCTGGCTGACCTGGCACTACTACACCCAGGGCTCGGAGGTGTTCCGCGGCGATCTGCATTTCTATTCGGTAGACCACGACATGCGCGATTCGCTCAAGGATATCGACACGAGTCGTTGCCCGGTGGTGATGATGACCGGGACATATGACTATCTGACACCGCCTGAGGCGAGCGAAAAGACGGCCAGCCAGATTCCCGGCGGTGTGTATATCGAAATGGAGGACATTGGCCACTTCCCCATGTCCGAAAACCACGCGCTGTTCCGGGTTTACCTGAAGGAAGCCCTGAATCAGATCATGGCGCGCACCTGA